TGCAACAGCACTACAGTTTCTGCCAAAGCAAAGTAATATTTCTATAACTTTAGCTCTGCCTCTGACTTTTCCACCTTGTATCCCCACACTAgcatctctctctgcttctctgcagTGGTCAGATCACAGGCATAGCTTTAGGTGTCCCGGCGGGCTTGATATTTTGCCTGGTGTTGTTTTTCCTGGGCGTGCTGTACCACCGAGGCCTGGCCATCCGCCGCAAGAGAGCCATGAGGAGGTACCTGGAGAGCGAAGAGGTGAGACTTTAGAGACCATCCAACCTCATGAGCTGCCATGAGTTTCGACtgctacatgcatttgttttcagagaggaaaaaagtcaTCTGGGAATTATTCTTGTTGTCTTGCAGAGCTTTGAACCACTGGGTCCCGGAGAGAAAGGTACCAAGGTTCATGCCCGCATCCTGAGGCCCTCAGAGCTGAGAAAAATCAAATCCCTTGGCTCTGGAGTTTTTGGCACAGTGAACAAGGTATTCTTCaacctctttgtgtttttggatAGCCCCTGATTATCCACTGATTTATGTGCTATTATAGTTTTAGTCTTATACAAGTTTCACAGACTCATGTGAACCTATGTGACTGCTGCTGTGCATTTAATGCGTTTAAGGGTTTTTGGACtccagagggagagacagtgaaGCTCCCCGTGGCCATTAAGACCATCCAGGATAGCTCAGGCCGACAGACCTTCACCGAGATCACTGATGTGAGATTCGAAGCTTCTTACACTCTTGAAAGAAgttaaaacatcacaaaaatagCAATTCATGTGACATAACATAGAATATGATGAGAAGGAAAAGgcaaatgttttgatatttacaaTGATTCCTGTAACTCGTCATTTTGAggttttttcatacaaaatacatAGCACAAGATCAATATAAGTATCATTAAATTGTCAAAAAAGTATATAGTGTTTGACAACTTTCTCTCTGTGTAGCATATGCTGTCCATGGGCAGTCTGGACCATCCCTACATCGTTAGGCTGCTGGGCATCTGTCCAGGTCCCACTCTGCAACTGGTGACCCAGCTTAGTTCACAGGGCTCCTTACTGGAGCACATCAAGCACCACAAGAACAGCCTGGACTCCCAGCGCCTGCTCAACTGGTGTGTGCAGATTGCTAAGGTGAGTGCAGTTGGAACAGATTCTTTTGAGCAACCAAATGTTATGTATAAGATGTCAGAGTTTATAGAGGGTATATATCTTTGTGTCTCAGGGTATGTACTACCTGGAGGAGCACTGCATGGTCCACAGGAACCTGGCTGCCCGCAACATCCTGCTGAAGAATGACTACCAGGTCCAGATCTCTGACTACGGTGTAGCAGACCTCCTTTATCCCGACGACAAGAAATATGTCTACACTGACACCAAGGTTGTTATGACTCATTCAGTTTGAGATACTCCTTGAATTGTTAAGTCACAGTTAAGAGGTTTTCACTGTCCCTTCCATTAATGGAATCAAACCAATCTGTATGGCTTGTTTGCAATTTGTCTCCTAATACAGACACCCATAAAATGGATGGCACTTGAAAGCATCTTGTTCCGAAGATACACTCATCAAAGTGATGTTTGGAGTTATGGTAagaggctgtgtgtttgtgtgagtgtgtgttgcattttatagTATGTGCCAATACATAAACTTTCCTCTTGAAAGCTGCTGTCTGGAAATTTTGGCAGGGAGAGTATTTAAATGTGGCCTCTCTCTTCCTGGACAGGGGTGACAGTTTGGGAGATGATGTCATTTGGGGCAGAGCCTTATGCATCGGTGCAGCCTCAAGAAGTGCCGAGTCTTCTGGAGAAGGGCGAACGACTGTCTCAGCCCCACATCTGTACCATAGACGTCTacatggtcatggttaaatgTGAGTGTGATAAAACATTGCGCCagtatgcacaaacacacaaagacgtGATCTGAATTGTTCCACTTTACTCTCTTTAGGCTGGATGATTGATGAAAATATAAGGCCGACCTTCAAGGAGCTGGCCAGTGACTTCACTCGCATGGCAAGAGACCCACCTAGATATCTTGTCATTAAGGTGAGGCTATAATCGTCACTTATTTTACAGCTAGGTCCACTGGCTGTTTGCTTAGACCTTAAACCCTTTACTTCCATGTTATTCTGTAGTTGGAAGGAGCAGAAACGGCCTCAGGAGAGATCCATCGAAGAGAATCAGAGCGAGGGCTTCTGGAGGCAGATTTGAAAGACCAAGACGAGGAGGGACTGGAAGATGGTTTGGCTACTCCTCCTCTCCAACACTCTCCATCTTGGAGTCTGTCTCGTTCACGGATTAATTCTTACAGGGTAATGAAATACACCTTTGATTTGATACATTTTAGGGCCATTGTGACTGTAAAGAGGCAAAGGAACCAGCATGTAACACTTTTTCTTCCCTGATTTGTAGAGTGGCACCTCTCAGGCTGGACCTATGGGATACCTGCCAATGACCCCCAGCCATGTGGACAGTATCCGCCAGGTGATACAGACTCACACgttcacacaaatgcatgcaaacaaacacattcccACCCTGTAAGACCAATGCTGTTGCATTGCACAGGtgataatatacatatatttagcTGTAACTCTGAACAGCTTCACTTTAATCAGTGTTATTACTACACTTTGCCAATAGCCATATTAAAATCAACTTTACAACTGAGCACTGCCAGTAGGTCATTACCTCAGGAACACATTGagacacacattaaaatgtgtcattctGGTCCCACTGGTCTCGTTTCAAAATAATAGGATTAATTTAAACGAGTCGCTGCATCAGTCCAAGTCTTTGCTTTTCTGTCTCAGCTGTGGCTTCAGAGGTCTCGACTTAGCTCGGTGAGGACACTGCccgagaggtcagaggtcagggggagtggcagagaggcagagctgcGTGAGGAAGGTTTACAGAGTGGGAGTCTTCACAGGGCCAGGTTTGGCTCCGAGAGGGGTAATCCTCGTATAACCATCAGTCGGCACAGGAAACTCTCAACAGCATCAAGTCCATCCTCATATAAGGTTTGGACggcagatgaagaggaggaggtggaccACTATGGCTATGTCCTGGCTGGGTCACCTGTTACTCCAGAGAGAGGTAAATTATCAGCACTAAGATGGGAGCATGCGGATTTACCATATTATTTGCTTGACTGTTTTGTTGACTTTTGAAAACAAGTGGTAAATTATAGCATGAACAATACATAACCAAGGCTTCTTCCCCTGATCTTCTTCCTTCTAAACATTCTGTCATGGCTCACAGTCTGTAGAGTCTCTCATTCTGGGCGAAGAAACTCAAGAGTCAAGAATAATCTGTCTCTCGTAGTGATAAATCCCTCCCAGGAGTATGAAATCATGAGCAAAGAGTCTGGCGCTCCTCCTTGCTCGACCAGCGTCGTCTTATCACAGGCAGATGCCCCTTCGGTGGCACTTTGTCGTAAAACCTCACCTTTACCCTCTCCAACCCTCATGGCTCCATTATCTATAGAGGACACAGCACATGTGGAAAAAACTCAGACACCAATTTCAGCTATGAAGAGTAAGCAAGTAGATGAGGATTGTGAAGGAAGTGTTGCAGAGCAAAGAGAGTCCACAGAGAAACATCAGCTCACAGAGCCCCCCTCTGCTACTGGGATCAGTGCTGTGAATGACCAAGGAGAGGTAGCCCAAGGGATAGGCAGGTATGAATACATGGATATCAGGCGATCTGACTCTACGGAGGGAGAGGATACAGCTTGGGAGAGACGTGGGAGTCAAACATCTGCGAAGagtgcagcagagacagaggaagcagaCCAAATAGTGGAGGTGTTGAAAAAAGAGcacgaggaggaagaggaagaggagaagtaccacaacacaaataaacaaccCACACTTCAGGGAAATCTGAGCTGTATGGTCATGCCCAGGACAGATGTGCTCGCAGCTGGGGGAGAAAACGTGGAGGAGTATGAGGAGATGACCAGACTTGGAGTGGTGCCCAGTGGGTGGGAGCAGGCAGACTACCAGAACCTCCCAGTGAAGGGGAGGGCTGTTTCTGAGGAGATGGGCAGTGGCAGGTGTGCAGGGATCGGGGGATACATCAAGGTGTGTGCTGGTATGGGAGAGCCTGGCAACAACACATCATTTGACAACCCAGACTACTGGCACAGCAGACTGTTCCTCAAGCCAGATGCTGTACGCACCTAATAATGTGGACTGGGACAGAGACTAACGGTTACTTTAGTTCCTGTCATAAATTTGggttgtttttcatcttttccagatttttttctttgagttcCAGCATGCAACAAACTTTGAAagataaaagcaataaaaagaaatacaccCTTGAATCTCATTTCACAGTTTTAAtgcaataaataatgtttatgaaACCAACTGTGAGTTGGTACAGAACCACAAAATAAAGGTTATACTGTAGCAAGCAAAACATGTGGTGTTTGCCCTTAAACTTCAAAGGGTGGTGAGCAGTTCCTGAATTAAAAAGAGGCATATAAAGTTTACCTCACAACTATGTGTAATTTGTAGCAGTAAGATGAGGTGACCATGTTGTATTTCTGTAGAGCAgtctttttgtacattttattataaCATGAATTATTatggaaatgaataaatacgATTATTTTCCAAATATCAAATCACTTGTGTCATTTGTGATTTGTATAGAGCAGTATTTCTTTTGcattgttttacagtgtgtctattaaataaaacaataaaatacagacttgtctttttttatcctgttgtaatgtgaaaattagttattttggtaacacttttcaactgtttcgctttgtctgtagatgtttaacagattatcagtATATgcgacaattcatgaacataccctagcCGAGATGTTTTTTATGCCCAACCCTAGaacggttttatttgtgaaactgttgaaatgttgaatctcaactaataagctgttgaaatgttacaaatactctataaactatctgtaggcgggCTATCCAAATAGAGTGTAACCGTTATTTTTGCACATCTCCACCTTGCATTCGTTCATACTGCTATGAACAGCAGAAAATGAGATGGAGGCATGTGAACGCATCGGTGCGGCACTCGCGCGCGATTTGGTCAGAGGCAGATCAGAGATGATCAGAGAAGTGAGAGGTTCGCTTCAGCATTTTTCCGTTTTCGTTCAAATCCAGTTTACCGGCCAATGGGTTTACCACAAAATGATTGTGTAAATTAGTTAAAAGCATTTAGCAAGTCATTTTGTCCTTAGATGAGCGATGCACTTTATCACAACAAAGTAATGAAAGAAGTCTATGAACTTAATCATCTCATGATGAAGAGGCTGGTTGGAACATTTCATATCTACATTTCCGTATTTTCCAAAGCTTCCCcagacttattatttatttttattttgtccatctctgaaacatataaacacagacataaGACTTTCAGAATGTATCCACTTactttattattactttattatccCTTTATTGTAGGCTACCTACCGGCCATTTTGGCTTCTGCAAGCCATGATATGTGTTTTTTCATATTGGTAATCAAAACAGATTGCATAAATTAGTTATGTATTAGCAGACTATCCTGTTGGCTATGACTACCCGTTGATGGTCTAATTTTAAATGCCCGATATGATTTAAAACATCACCCCTGCCTTTTTCGGGCGTAACACTCAACGCACCAAGCTAAGCAGGGAACTATTTTGACTGCGGAGTGTGTCTTTGGCAGCAGGCGGGATCTAGTGATCGTGGGTTGGCAGCCGAAGTCGGgcgggccggtgcagagagcaGCGTGGTCTATcctgtgactgactgacactCGCCGGGGAAAAAGTTACTCTGAGTTCGCGGACACACTGCCAACATGTCTGGAGATGACGAGACACAGGAGCAGACCATCGCCGATGATTTGGTGGTCACCAAGTACAAGATGGGGGCCGAGATTGCGAATCGTAAGTCAAATGCAGCGGTAACGTGCCGTTTTGACTCAACAGTCCATAAGTATCAGGATCCgtctaatgttagctagcaatGTCAGCTAGTCATACCCAGGCAGCAGCTGTGCCATGTGCCGCAGCAATACGAAAGGTAGATCACATTAGAAAGCGGGCCTGTGTTTAATATGAATGACACATAAAGCTTACTATATATTTAGGCAGAGCTTTTCTTTACAGTAGCCCGTATTTGTTTAACGTCACGTTGCTGTCACATTAGCCTGGTGAGCTAGGTGGCTATGTGGCTGAGCTACCTGACTAGCAAGCGTTAGCTAGCTGTAACTGCTAACAGAACAGATAACAATGACAAGTACGAAATTGAATGACAATACGGGGTGGTTCCAAGTGAGTAgctgacatttaaatgtatagcaacAGCTAATTCAAatctgaaacaaataaaattgtcATGTGAAAGACTAGACTGAAGATCTGATTGTCTtaaattttgtcatttaaagtCATAATCAGAGTAAGCAGATGCTAGTTTAACACACGCAGTACTCTATGTTAAATTTGGTCAAACATAAATAATTTATTGTACtttaaatattgaaacaaaatcacaaactCAGTGTAAAGTCAGTATTATTTGTGGTTGAGGCAAATATATTAtgcattatattattttcaaGGCCACATGCGTACAACACCATTAGTGTCGTGTCATAATTGGGAGTTgtttaatataaatacataGCTACATTTTCATCTAAATCTAACAAGGCCGATTGCATAGCAGACCTTCCTGCCACATAATGTTTAAATACATATAGTAAAACCATGTAACACAAAATAACTACCATAGTTAATTTGATCTAAACTGATCTCAGATGAGGGTTAGTGGTGCTAGGGAATCAGTTAATCAACTTCCCAGTAAAAGGCTGCCTCCGAATATCCAATTTTCCAGTTATCCTGATCTTCATTCACAGTCCGGAGGTGACTGCATGCTGTAGGTGCTTCACATGAATGACACTCTATGTCCTTGTGATTTTGTGTTGTAGCTTATCACAGTTGACCTACTTATCTTAAGTTAAGACATCTAATTTACTACTAGTATTATGCTGTTTCAAGCTGATATACAGCTGTCAGACAATCTGTCAAATGTTTATCTTCGAGCTAACGCAACATCAGCTTAGTCGAAATCAAATGAGTTGTGCACAGTGTAATTTGCTGTCAACACTCAAAAGCCATTAACTGAGCCTTGAACAGTGAGCAAGAGTTGTTCATCTTAATGTTTACCAAACTATCCATCCTGTCTTTCCAAAGTGGTGGAAGCCTGGCACCTGTTCATttagtcagaaaaaataaatgataatagtGTTGAAATGATTAGACCATTAATCAATTCAGTGGACAGAAAATTAGTAGATGGATTTTCGACTGGGGGggttagacaaaacaaggaaCTTGAGGATGTCACTCTGAGCATTTGGGAAATTCTAACAGGcatttttgactattttctgacattttatggaacaaacgattaattgactggccgagaaaataatcaacagattaaacgatgatgaaaataatggtaAGGTGCGGCCCGAAACTATATACACTCTCTTACTGACAAACCATTTTAACCACATCATGGCTATTTTTATCTCTTGCCCTGCAGAGGCTCTGAAGGCGGTAGTTGGGGCAGCTATGGCTGGAGTCTCCGTGCTCAGCCTGTGTGAAAAGGGAGATGCCTTCATCATGGCAGAAACTGGGAAAATCTTTAAGAGGGAAAAAGACATGAAGAAAGGTAagtcttttgttgtgtttcatcAGTCACCATCAGTGTCTCTGACTCAGCACAACCCTCAttcactgtctttctttcacAGGTATCGCTTTTCCTACTTGTGTGTCAGTTAACAACTGTGTGTGCCATTACTCCCCTCTGAAGAGTGACCCTGATGTCATACTGAAGGATGGGGACCTTATCAAAATGTAAGCTGCCAAATGTATACCCATCCCACCTGTGTACTAGATATACTATAGTTTATAATCTATTTGCAGTTCATACTTTCTTTACCTTATGTTTACCCTGTTCTGTTTGTTCACAGTGATCTGGGTGTGCATGTTGATGGCTTCATCTCAAATGTGGCACACAGCTTCATTGTTGGAGTGACCAAGgtatgacatcactgttggaaTGAAGTATAACTGCACTGTAGCACTCATTGGTTTGTTCACAAGAGCCAAGATTTGTAATGTAACTTGCTTTATCACTGGTATAGTTACACCATGAACAGCTAATAATACTTTATTTCACCTCTTGTAACTCTTAAACCTTCCTCCTGTGTCACTTCAGGAGAACCCACTGACAGGGCGGAAGGCTGACGTTATCAAAGCAGCTCACCTCTGTGCTGAGGCTGCTCTGCGTCTTGTTAAGCCAGGAAACCAGGTAAAGCTCTCCCACCAAGACCACTGATTTGACCAACGGCATCACTTTTCGCACTTCATCAAATAAACAATATGTCTCTCCTATCAGAACACACAGGTCACAGAAGCCTGGAACAAGATTGCAAAGTCATTCAAGTGCTCCCCTATTGAGGGTGAGTGTTTGTGAACATTTGGCACCTTCAAGCTCTGTGATTCCAATGGTATACATTTGACGAATGTAATTTGACATGCTTGATTCACTTTATTCCTTCAATGTGTACAGGCATGCTGTCCCATCAGCTCAAACAACATGTGATTGATGGGGAGAAAACTATCATCCAAAACCCAACAGACCAGCAGAAGTGAGTTCATTTAGCGAGTGCTTCTTGTCACTGACCTGATGAGTGTTTAACCAGTGGctgatctttgtttttgtagaaaGGACCATGAGAAGGCTGAGTTTGAGGTGCATGAGGTATATGCAGTGGATGTGCTTATCAGCACTGGAGAGGGGAAGGTGAGAGGAAATATGGTATAATTCGATTTTTCCGCTTCATTTTTAAATACCATCAAGACAAggaatttaaaatatgttttgtaattCAGGCAAAGGATGGAGGTCAGAGGACCACCGTTTACAAACGAGACCCCAACAAGGTGTACGGCTTAAAGATGAAGACATCTCGGACATTCTTCAGTGAGATGGAGAGACGCTTCGATACAATGCCTTTCACTCTGAGGTAGCATCTTTTAAGTTTGAACTCCaattacttttcattttatcttttaataagaTCATCTCCCAGGTTTCACCccctcatttttcttttcttctttgtttcctCAGAGCGTTTGAGGATGAAGGCAAAGCCAGGTTGGGCGTGGTGGAGTGTGCCAAACATGAGCTGCTGCAGCCATTCAGTGTGCTGCATGAGAAAGAAGGTGAGTGGAACAATGAGGGATGAaattaagggctttgtaggaTTGTATGAAAGTTTCTTTGAGTTGTTGGAAGACTTCACATGTACTTGAAACTCCATGCTCTGGTCCTCTTCTCGTGTTAACAACCGCAAACTGGGCTTGGTTGGTTTCAGTTAATTTAGGTTAACAGATACACgcagacagaaactaaaccaGAACACTTAAGAGATGAGGGTTATCATTCATTGTCCATCACAGTCTCCACAAAAAGAATAACGTTTGCAGCAGAACTCTACTCtaacagaggagagagtgacCATAACAAAAATATGGCACCCAGTTGTTAACAGGAAATGTCCATTTTATCTAACAGAAGACAGACCTCGGTTAAGAGAGATTAAGAGTTCCATCTAGGGcttatttttgtgatttgtcaGTAGTTTTGTctgataaaatgtcaaagaaattGTGAAATGATAATTTCCCACAACCCAAGGTGACtcattcaaatgtcttgttttgtccaaccaacagtccaaaacccaaagatattcagtttactatcatgtatgacaaagaaaagcctcacatttgagaagctggaatcagcagGTGTGTGGTGCCAATTAaatttctgtcgatcgacttattgattaatcaagtaattgttgcagctctagttttagcccacatttattttctcctgTGAATCAAATTTTGTCATTTACTGATCACATAGCCAAGACAATTTCCTTCCTGTCCcatgaaaaataatgtaatcGAGTGTAGGGACATAAATTGTGATGCAGTGTAAGGGTGTCTGATAAGGATTAAAACTCACCTATGTATTGTtgaaactggacttcctggattgtgTTTCAGAGTCTCACTGGTATCTGTAGCAGCACAACTACAGcaatgagtgtgtttttgtttgttgttttgttttttatgctaTTTTCAGTCTGAGCACCTGTTGAGTAATACCATTTCTTCAACTAACcagttaattcatttaaaaaaatctggcaAATTTCACCAGCATTATTGTCcttctgcaaaaaaaacaaaacaaaatgcagatgGGTCTTTTTAAATGATAGTGCTTTTTAAAGAGAGAAGCATATTTATATGTCCTACTAATTGATTATATTTGGCCCTGTTAACTTAAAAATTTGATGGTCAGATTGTATTCCAAGTGGAACTGTTAATGCAACTTTCAAACTCATCTTTGTCTAGGTGAGTTTGTTGCCCAGTTCAAGTTCACCGTGCTGCTCATGGCCAATGGACCTCTGCGAATCACAAACAGCCTCTTTGAGCCAGAGCTCTACAAGTCCGAGCATGAAGTGGAGGACCCAGAGCTGATggtaaaatgtgtttgatggATGGGATATTGCATCGTCTTCCCGAGAAGAAAACATTAGACTAAAGGGACCATTATAGCATgctgttagctaacttagcatTCTCAAAGGCATCATGTATTGTTGTATTGTGTGCTGTACCTCATGAGGTTATGAAAGTCATTTTTGTCTACTTTTTTCCTCCGTTTAAAGGCTTTGCTTCAAAGCTCAGCCAGCCGTAAGactcagaagaagaagaaaaagaaggtgaGCTGCAGGGCAGtgtgttttatgaaataaataaagatcaCAAGTTCCAAATGTTTCCTCTAATttcaatcttttcttttttaaaggctTCAAAGACTGTTGAGAGTGCAACAGGACAGGCAATGGAGACTGAAGCTGCAGAATAGATTTCTCGCTACAAGAAATGCTGACAGACATCTGATGACCCAAAGAACAGACGTCACGAATCCTTCTGTCCCAGCTGTCTGAGGCACTTGCGGGCATAGCCGCTGTGAATACCTCTGAATCTAACTGATGTCAGTCTGGGATGATGCTGCTCCTAAATTCTGTCAATCcgcctaaaacacacacatacacgtacgTCCCTAGTAAATCTCTCTGTCCTCGAGACAGCCTCCTGTGTGGACACAATTCTGCTTCAAAAGAGGATATTTTTGTGTAAGGGCATATACTCACTGGAACATTTAACCATTCGACTGACCTTGAGCCTTCGTCCCTTTCTACAATAACTGTAGTGAAAgatatggaaaataaaatgagtttGACAGAGCGGCCAAGGATGATGAATGCACAATACTGTGTCAGTGTAATTGTGTGGCATTTAGATAACTTCCTTGAGGTCATAAACCTGAAGCGTTAACTTGTTGTGGGCAGAAATGTGTAACAACTGTCTTGAACCCTGATGTCATATGACATTCACACAAGTTGCAAGTATGACATCATTAGTCATCATTACTGTTGAATTCAGCATAATTACTGCATTTATACTGCTCTTGCTTCGGTCCATCTACTAGTACATTGTGTATACTTGTAGGCATCTATTGTACATTAATCAGCTAACAATTTCTAAAACTAACATTGTAAGACCTACAGGGTGAGTAAtttaactattaaaaaaaagtatctcTTCTCAGTTGTGGATGGTCTAACTCCTGTCAAGGGTTCAGCATTCAGTCTTCTGGTGCCACCGCTGAGTCTGACAGTCTGTGTTTACATAAGAAGTCCATACCTGTTAAGATATATGGATGCTTTTGTAAAACAAATCCCAGTTTCAGAGACTATttttggaaacattaaaaagctgCCTGACATCatttgtgtggttgtgtttttcGACTGTGTGAATTCAGCTCATTGTCCTGACGAGtggaagtgtttttgtttttttcatgattttGAACGTTAATGAATCAAGTGGCCCCTCTGCCACCATTGGaaacaagttatttttaattaatttaatttacattctgtaaattGTATCTTACTATACGAAGGTCTAACTGCAATTTCAAAGCCCCCCACTTCCAGGAATATAATTTTGTGGGAGAAATGCTGAAGCATCAACATACTTAATTTCTTGTTGGCCTGAAAG
This sequence is a window from Siniperca chuatsi isolate FFG_IHB_CAS linkage group LG10, ASM2008510v1, whole genome shotgun sequence. Protein-coding genes within it:
- the erbb3b gene encoding receptor tyrosine-protein kinase erbB-3b; this translates as MIQWRVILLCVTLSWRLQTASSQTHEVVCPGTQNGLSSTGSQENQYNLIKGRYDGCKIIMGNLEITQIESNWDFSFLKTIREVTGYVLIAMNHFQEIPLGQLRVIRGNSLYERRFALSVLFNYPKDGSNGLRQLGLANLTEILEGGVQIINNKYLGYGPWIFWQDIIRDNSAPIDIQNNRERGPCHKSCGDYCWGPNEDQCQILTKTVCAPQCNGRCFGTSPRDCCHIECAAGCKGPLDMDCFACRHFNDSGACVPQCPQTLIYNKQTFQMETNPNAKYQYGSICVSQCPTHFVVDGSSCVSVCPPDKMEVEREGQRQCELCSGLCPKVCEGTGAKHRQTVDSSNIDSFINCTKIQGSLHFLVTGILGDDFKNIPPLDAKKLEVFRTVREITDILNIQSWPKELNDLSVFSSLTTIQGRSLFSQHFSLMVMRIPTLTSLGLRSLREISDGSVYISQNANLCYQHTVNWTQLFRGCRVRVNNLSNNRPLAECVAEGHVCDPLCSDAGCWGPGPDQCLSCRNYSRDGTCVGSCNFYTGAPREFAGPDGECVACHPECKPHSGKVSCTGLGADKCVACANLRDGPYCMSSCPTGVNDGQRGLIFKYPNREGHCEPCHHNCTQGCWGPGLNDCLEVVRLAVSSGQITGIALGVPAGLIFCLVLFFLGVLYHRGLAIRRKRAMRRYLESEESFEPLGPGEKGTKVHARILRPSELRKIKSLGSGVFGTVNKGFWTPEGETVKLPVAIKTIQDSSGRQTFTEITDHMLSMGSLDHPYIVRLLGICPGPTLQLVTQLSSQGSLLEHIKHHKNSLDSQRLLNWCVQIAKGMYYLEEHCMVHRNLAARNILLKNDYQVQISDYGVADLLYPDDKKYVYTDTKTPIKWMALESILFRRYTHQSDVWSYGVTVWEMMSFGAEPYASVQPQEVPSLLEKGERLSQPHICTIDVYMVMVKCWMIDENIRPTFKELASDFTRMARDPPRYLVIKLEGAETASGEIHRRESERGLLEADLKDQDEEGLEDGLATPPLQHSPSWSLSRSRINSYRSGTSQAGPMGYLPMTPSHVDSIRQLWLQRSRLSSVRTLPERSEVRGSGREAELREEGLQSGSLHRARFGSERGNPRITISRHRKLSTASSPSSYKVWTADEEEEVDHYGYVLAGSPVTPERVCRVSHSGRRNSRVKNNLSLVVINPSQEYEIMSKESGAPPCSTSVVLSQADAPSVALCRKTSPLPSPTLMAPLSIEDTAHVEKTQTPISAMKSKQVDEDCEGSVAEQRESTEKHQLTEPPSATGISAVNDQGEVAQGIGRYEYMDIRRSDSTEGEDTAWERRGSQTSAKSAAETEEADQIVEVLKKEHEEEEEEEKYHNTNKQPTLQGNLSCMVMPRTDVLAAGGENVEEYEEMTRLGVVPSGWEQADYQNLPVKGRAVSEEMGSGRCAGIGGYIKVCAGMGEPGNNTSFDNPDYWHSRLFLKPDAVRT
- the LOC122883023 gene encoding proliferation-associated protein 2G4-like yields the protein MSGDDETQEQTIADDLVVTKYKMGAEIANQALKAVVGAAMAGVSVLSLCEKGDAFIMAETGKIFKREKDMKKGIAFPTCVSVNNCVCHYSPLKSDPDVILKDGDLIKIDLGVHVDGFISNVAHSFIVGVTKENPLTGRKADVIKAAHLCAEAALRLVKPGNQNTQVTEAWNKIAKSFKCSPIEGMLSHQLKQHVIDGEKTIIQNPTDQQKKDHEKAEFEVHEVYAVDVLISTGEGKAKDGGQRTTVYKRDPNKVYGLKMKTSRTFFSEMERRFDTMPFTLRAFEDEGKARLGVVECAKHELLQPFSVLHEKEGEFVAQFKFTVLLMANGPLRITNSLFEPELYKSEHEVEDPELMALLQSSASRKTQKKKKKKASKTVESATGQAMETEAAE